The Anser cygnoides isolate HZ-2024a breed goose chromosome 19, Taihu_goose_T2T_genome, whole genome shotgun sequence genome contains a region encoding:
- the LOC125180400 gene encoding L-allo-threonine aldolase-like isoform X1: MLAVRGAGAALRRAWLRGAGPRRGSTTNGDTGAGGDAWPARGGAALGCVQAAGGRLGVAAGLSTAWVGCAGPSQSRCPQHVVDLRSDTVTQPSEAMRRAMAQAAVGDDDYGEDPTVNELQHLAARFLGMEEALFVPTATMANLIAGRPHEHADLPHAQTTSSALPGSPPRPAGDVLLQSGAAAGTGAAGPRASPAEPAPPCSGCPRPRRALTAPLCPSDVPLPAPGGSAAPGRRGAPARLRARRGGAGGRGALPGAAGPARRHLRPGAAGAGRPRGPRQPVPSPPRAHLPGEHAQLGGGPGAAPRLPPAGGSRRRAARRGSRRGWRQQLPVAPAAPGGTGGSSVPAQVHRLAERYGLRVHMDGARLMNAAVAQAVEPAQITQHCDSVSLCFSKGLGAPAGAVLAGRRAFVAEAWRVRKLLGGGMRQAGVLAAAARVGLEQAEATLRRDHSNARRFARGIQELKSPLCSVSLPAVETNMVMVAVTGGWPSPAELCTYMRAVSKEELAETGHAVSVLLFPWSAHTLRAVWHRDVSAHDTELALNKLGFVARKCQERLALGLGPGPPSAAGH; encoded by the exons ATGCTggcggtgcggggcgcgggTGCTGCGCTCCGCCGGGCCTGGCTGCGTGGAgcggggccccgccgcggcAGCACAACGAATGGGGACACCGGAGCCGGGGGCGATGCGTGGCCGGCGCGGGGCGGAGCGGCCCTCGGGTGCGTGCAGGCGGCTGGCGGCAGGCTGGGGGTCGCAGCTGGGCTCAGCACCGCCTGGGTGGGCTGCGCTGGACCCTCTCAGAGCAG gtgCCCGCAGCACGTGGTGGACCTGCGCAGCGACACCGTCACCCAGCCCAGCGAGGCGATGAGGCGTGCCATGGCCCAGGCTGCCGTGGGAGATGACGACTATGGCGAGGATCCCACGGTCAATG agctgcagcacctggccGCAAGGTTCCTAGGGATGGAAGAAGCCCTTTTTGTACCCACAGCCACGATGGCAAACCTCATTGCAG gcaggcCCCACGAGCACGCAGACCTGCCCCACGCTCAGACCACCTCCAGCGCTCTCCCagggtcccccccccgtcccgcagGAGATGTCCTGCTGCAGAGCGGTGCCGCGGCAGGCACCGGAGCCGCAGGGCCGCGGGCATCCCCAGCCGAGCCTGCACCTCCCTGCTCGGGCTGCCCGCGGCCACGCCGCGCCCTCACGGCCCCTCTGTGCCCCAGTGATGTGCCACTGCCAGCGCCGGGGGgctcagctgctcctgggcGCCGGGGCGCACCTGCACGTCTACGAGCACGGCGGGGCGGCGCAG GTGGCCGGGGTGCACTCCCAGGCGCTGCCGGACCTGCCCGACGGCACCTTCgacctggagcagctggagctggccgTCCGCGAGGCCCACGGCAGCCGGTACCATCCCCGCCCCGAGCTCATCTGCCTGGAGAACACGCACAGCTCGGCGGGGGGCCGGGTGCTGCCCCTCGCCTACCTCCAGCAGGTGggagccggcggcgggcggcacGGAGGGGCTCGCGGAGGGGCTGGCGGCAGCAGCTCCCGGTGGCACCGGCGGCTCCCGGTGGCACCGGCGGCTCCTCGGTCCCTGCCCAGGTTCACCGGCTCGCGGAGCGCTACGGGCTGCGGGTGCACATGGACGGGGCGCGGCTGATGAACGCGGCAGTGGCCCAGGCCGTGGAGCCGGCGCAGATCACCCAGCACTGCGACTCGGTGTCCCTGTGCTTCTCCAAG GGCCTGGGCGCCCCGGCTGGGGCCGTGCTCGCCGGCCGCCGGGCGTTTGTGGCGGAGGCCTGGCGCGTGCGGAAGCTGCTGGGCGGAGGGATGCGGCAGGCAGGCGTGCTGGCAGCCGCTGCCCGCGTCGggctggagcaggcagaggcaaCGCTGCGCAGAGACCACAGCAATGCCCGGCGCTTCGCTCGAG GCATCCAGGAGCTGAAGTCACCTCTGTGCTCCGTCAGCCTCCCGGCCGTGGAGACGAACATGGTGATGGTGGCGGTGACGGGGGGCTGGCCGtctccagcagagctctgcacgTACATGCGGGCAGTGAGcaaggaggagctggctgagaCAGGCCACGCCGTCAGCGTGCTGCTCTTCCCCTGGTCAGCACACACGCTGCGCGCGGTCTGGCACCGCGATGTCTCAGCCCACGACACCGAGCTGGCACTGAACAAGCTGGGCTTTGTGGCCAGGAAGTGTCAGGAGAGGCTGGCCCTGGGACTGGGCCCTGGGCCTCCGAGTGCAGCGGGGCACTGA
- the LOC125180400 gene encoding L-allo-threonine aldolase-like isoform X2 has protein sequence MLAVRGAGAALRRAWLRGAGPRRGSTTNGDTGAGGDAWPARGGAALGCVQAAGGRLGVAAGLSTAWVGCAGPSQSRCPQHVVDLRSDTVTQPSEAMRRAMAQAAVGDDDYGEDPTVNELQHLAARFLGMEEALFVPTATMANLIAGDVLLQSGAAAGTGAAGPRASPAEPAPPCSGCPRPRRALTAPLCPSDVPLPAPGGSAAPGRRGAPARLRARRGGAGGRGALPGAAGPARRHLRPGAAGAGRPRGPRQPVPSPPRAHLPGEHAQLGGGPGAAPRLPPAGGSRRRAARRGSRRGWRQQLPVAPAAPGGTGGSSVPAQVHRLAERYGLRVHMDGARLMNAAVAQAVEPAQITQHCDSVSLCFSKGLGAPAGAVLAGRRAFVAEAWRVRKLLGGGMRQAGVLAAAARVGLEQAEATLRRDHSNARRFARGIQELKSPLCSVSLPAVETNMVMVAVTGGWPSPAELCTYMRAVSKEELAETGHAVSVLLFPWSAHTLRAVWHRDVSAHDTELALNKLGFVARKCQERLALGLGPGPPSAAGH, from the exons ATGCTggcggtgcggggcgcgggTGCTGCGCTCCGCCGGGCCTGGCTGCGTGGAgcggggccccgccgcggcAGCACAACGAATGGGGACACCGGAGCCGGGGGCGATGCGTGGCCGGCGCGGGGCGGAGCGGCCCTCGGGTGCGTGCAGGCGGCTGGCGGCAGGCTGGGGGTCGCAGCTGGGCTCAGCACCGCCTGGGTGGGCTGCGCTGGACCCTCTCAGAGCAG gtgCCCGCAGCACGTGGTGGACCTGCGCAGCGACACCGTCACCCAGCCCAGCGAGGCGATGAGGCGTGCCATGGCCCAGGCTGCCGTGGGAGATGACGACTATGGCGAGGATCCCACGGTCAATG agctgcagcacctggccGCAAGGTTCCTAGGGATGGAAGAAGCCCTTTTTGTACCCACAGCCACGATGGCAAACCTCATTGCAG GAGATGTCCTGCTGCAGAGCGGTGCCGCGGCAGGCACCGGAGCCGCAGGGCCGCGGGCATCCCCAGCCGAGCCTGCACCTCCCTGCTCGGGCTGCCCGCGGCCACGCCGCGCCCTCACGGCCCCTCTGTGCCCCAGTGATGTGCCACTGCCAGCGCCGGGGGgctcagctgctcctgggcGCCGGGGCGCACCTGCACGTCTACGAGCACGGCGGGGCGGCGCAG GTGGCCGGGGTGCACTCCCAGGCGCTGCCGGACCTGCCCGACGGCACCTTCgacctggagcagctggagctggccgTCCGCGAGGCCCACGGCAGCCGGTACCATCCCCGCCCCGAGCTCATCTGCCTGGAGAACACGCACAGCTCGGCGGGGGGCCGGGTGCTGCCCCTCGCCTACCTCCAGCAGGTGggagccggcggcgggcggcacGGAGGGGCTCGCGGAGGGGCTGGCGGCAGCAGCTCCCGGTGGCACCGGCGGCTCCCGGTGGCACCGGCGGCTCCTCGGTCCCTGCCCAGGTTCACCGGCTCGCGGAGCGCTACGGGCTGCGGGTGCACATGGACGGGGCGCGGCTGATGAACGCGGCAGTGGCCCAGGCCGTGGAGCCGGCGCAGATCACCCAGCACTGCGACTCGGTGTCCCTGTGCTTCTCCAAG GGCCTGGGCGCCCCGGCTGGGGCCGTGCTCGCCGGCCGCCGGGCGTTTGTGGCGGAGGCCTGGCGCGTGCGGAAGCTGCTGGGCGGAGGGATGCGGCAGGCAGGCGTGCTGGCAGCCGCTGCCCGCGTCGggctggagcaggcagaggcaaCGCTGCGCAGAGACCACAGCAATGCCCGGCGCTTCGCTCGAG GCATCCAGGAGCTGAAGTCACCTCTGTGCTCCGTCAGCCTCCCGGCCGTGGAGACGAACATGGTGATGGTGGCGGTGACGGGGGGCTGGCCGtctccagcagagctctgcacgTACATGCGGGCAGTGAGcaaggaggagctggctgagaCAGGCCACGCCGTCAGCGTGCTGCTCTTCCCCTGGTCAGCACACACGCTGCGCGCGGTCTGGCACCGCGATGTCTCAGCCCACGACACCGAGCTGGCACTGAACAAGCTGGGCTTTGTGGCCAGGAAGTGTCAGGAGAGGCTGGCCCTGGGACTGGGCCCTGGGCCTCCGAGTGCAGCGGGGCACTGA
- the LOC125180400 gene encoding L-allo-threonine aldolase-like isoform X3 — MLAVRGAGAALRRAWLRGAGPRRGSTTNGDTGAGGDAWPARGGAALGRCPQHVVDLRSDTVTQPSEAMRRAMAQAAVGDDDYGEDPTVNELQHLAARFLGMEEALFVPTATMANLIAGRPHEHADLPHAQTTSSALPGSPPRPAGDVLLQSGAAAGTGAAGPRASPAEPAPPCSGCPRPRRALTAPLCPSDVPLPAPGGSAAPGRRGAPARLRARRGGAGGRGALPGAAGPARRHLRPGAAGAGRPRGPRQPVPSPPRAHLPGEHAQLGGGPGAAPRLPPAGGSRRRAARRGSRRGWRQQLPVAPAAPGGTGGSSVPAQVHRLAERYGLRVHMDGARLMNAAVAQAVEPAQITQHCDSVSLCFSKGLGAPAGAVLAGRRAFVAEAWRVRKLLGGGMRQAGVLAAAARVGLEQAEATLRRDHSNARRFARGIQELKSPLCSVSLPAVETNMVMVAVTGGWPSPAELCTYMRAVSKEELAETGHAVSVLLFPWSAHTLRAVWHRDVSAHDTELALNKLGFVARKCQERLALGLGPGPPSAAGH; from the exons ATGCTggcggtgcggggcgcgggTGCTGCGCTCCGCCGGGCCTGGCTGCGTGGAgcggggccccgccgcggcAGCACAACGAATGGGGACACCGGAGCCGGGGGCGATGCGTGGCCGGCGCGGGGCGGAGCGGCCCTCGG caggtgCCCGCAGCACGTGGTGGACCTGCGCAGCGACACCGTCACCCAGCCCAGCGAGGCGATGAGGCGTGCCATGGCCCAGGCTGCCGTGGGAGATGACGACTATGGCGAGGATCCCACGGTCAATG agctgcagcacctggccGCAAGGTTCCTAGGGATGGAAGAAGCCCTTTTTGTACCCACAGCCACGATGGCAAACCTCATTGCAG gcaggcCCCACGAGCACGCAGACCTGCCCCACGCTCAGACCACCTCCAGCGCTCTCCCagggtcccccccccgtcccgcagGAGATGTCCTGCTGCAGAGCGGTGCCGCGGCAGGCACCGGAGCCGCAGGGCCGCGGGCATCCCCAGCCGAGCCTGCACCTCCCTGCTCGGGCTGCCCGCGGCCACGCCGCGCCCTCACGGCCCCTCTGTGCCCCAGTGATGTGCCACTGCCAGCGCCGGGGGgctcagctgctcctgggcGCCGGGGCGCACCTGCACGTCTACGAGCACGGCGGGGCGGCGCAG GTGGCCGGGGTGCACTCCCAGGCGCTGCCGGACCTGCCCGACGGCACCTTCgacctggagcagctggagctggccgTCCGCGAGGCCCACGGCAGCCGGTACCATCCCCGCCCCGAGCTCATCTGCCTGGAGAACACGCACAGCTCGGCGGGGGGCCGGGTGCTGCCCCTCGCCTACCTCCAGCAGGTGggagccggcggcgggcggcacGGAGGGGCTCGCGGAGGGGCTGGCGGCAGCAGCTCCCGGTGGCACCGGCGGCTCCCGGTGGCACCGGCGGCTCCTCGGTCCCTGCCCAGGTTCACCGGCTCGCGGAGCGCTACGGGCTGCGGGTGCACATGGACGGGGCGCGGCTGATGAACGCGGCAGTGGCCCAGGCCGTGGAGCCGGCGCAGATCACCCAGCACTGCGACTCGGTGTCCCTGTGCTTCTCCAAG GGCCTGGGCGCCCCGGCTGGGGCCGTGCTCGCCGGCCGCCGGGCGTTTGTGGCGGAGGCCTGGCGCGTGCGGAAGCTGCTGGGCGGAGGGATGCGGCAGGCAGGCGTGCTGGCAGCCGCTGCCCGCGTCGggctggagcaggcagaggcaaCGCTGCGCAGAGACCACAGCAATGCCCGGCGCTTCGCTCGAG GCATCCAGGAGCTGAAGTCACCTCTGTGCTCCGTCAGCCTCCCGGCCGTGGAGACGAACATGGTGATGGTGGCGGTGACGGGGGGCTGGCCGtctccagcagagctctgcacgTACATGCGGGCAGTGAGcaaggaggagctggctgagaCAGGCCACGCCGTCAGCGTGCTGCTCTTCCCCTGGTCAGCACACACGCTGCGCGCGGTCTGGCACCGCGATGTCTCAGCCCACGACACCGAGCTGGCACTGAACAAGCTGGGCTTTGTGGCCAGGAAGTGTCAGGAGAGGCTGGCCCTGGGACTGGGCCCTGGGCCTCCGAGTGCAGCGGGGCACTGA
- the LOC125180400 gene encoding L-allo-threonine aldolase-like isoform X5, translating into MLAVRGAGAALRRAWLRGAGPRRGSTTNGDTGAGGDAWPARGGAALGCVQAAGGRLGVAAGLSTAWVGCAGPSQSRCPQHVVDLRSDTVTQPSEAMRRAMAQAAVGDDDYGEDPTVNELQHLAARFLGMEEALFVPTATMANLIAGGRGALPGAAGPARRHLRPGAAGAGRPRGPRQPVPSPPRAHLPGEHAQLGGGPGAAPRLPPAGGSRRRAARRGSRRGWRQQLPVAPAAPGGTGGSSVPAQVHRLAERYGLRVHMDGARLMNAAVAQAVEPAQITQHCDSVSLCFSKGLGAPAGAVLAGRRAFVAEAWRVRKLLGGGMRQAGVLAAAARVGLEQAEATLRRDHSNARRFARGIQELKSPLCSVSLPAVETNMVMVAVTGGWPSPAELCTYMRAVSKEELAETGHAVSVLLFPWSAHTLRAVWHRDVSAHDTELALNKLGFVARKCQERLALGLGPGPPSAAGH; encoded by the exons ATGCTggcggtgcggggcgcgggTGCTGCGCTCCGCCGGGCCTGGCTGCGTGGAgcggggccccgccgcggcAGCACAACGAATGGGGACACCGGAGCCGGGGGCGATGCGTGGCCGGCGCGGGGCGGAGCGGCCCTCGGGTGCGTGCAGGCGGCTGGCGGCAGGCTGGGGGTCGCAGCTGGGCTCAGCACCGCCTGGGTGGGCTGCGCTGGACCCTCTCAGAGCAG gtgCCCGCAGCACGTGGTGGACCTGCGCAGCGACACCGTCACCCAGCCCAGCGAGGCGATGAGGCGTGCCATGGCCCAGGCTGCCGTGGGAGATGACGACTATGGCGAGGATCCCACGGTCAATG agctgcagcacctggccGCAAGGTTCCTAGGGATGGAAGAAGCCCTTTTTGTACCCACAGCCACGATGGCAAACCTCATTGCAG GTGGCCGGGGTGCACTCCCAGGCGCTGCCGGACCTGCCCGACGGCACCTTCgacctggagcagctggagctggccgTCCGCGAGGCCCACGGCAGCCGGTACCATCCCCGCCCCGAGCTCATCTGCCTGGAGAACACGCACAGCTCGGCGGGGGGCCGGGTGCTGCCCCTCGCCTACCTCCAGCAGGTGggagccggcggcgggcggcacGGAGGGGCTCGCGGAGGGGCTGGCGGCAGCAGCTCCCGGTGGCACCGGCGGCTCCCGGTGGCACCGGCGGCTCCTCGGTCCCTGCCCAGGTTCACCGGCTCGCGGAGCGCTACGGGCTGCGGGTGCACATGGACGGGGCGCGGCTGATGAACGCGGCAGTGGCCCAGGCCGTGGAGCCGGCGCAGATCACCCAGCACTGCGACTCGGTGTCCCTGTGCTTCTCCAAG GGCCTGGGCGCCCCGGCTGGGGCCGTGCTCGCCGGCCGCCGGGCGTTTGTGGCGGAGGCCTGGCGCGTGCGGAAGCTGCTGGGCGGAGGGATGCGGCAGGCAGGCGTGCTGGCAGCCGCTGCCCGCGTCGggctggagcaggcagaggcaaCGCTGCGCAGAGACCACAGCAATGCCCGGCGCTTCGCTCGAG GCATCCAGGAGCTGAAGTCACCTCTGTGCTCCGTCAGCCTCCCGGCCGTGGAGACGAACATGGTGATGGTGGCGGTGACGGGGGGCTGGCCGtctccagcagagctctgcacgTACATGCGGGCAGTGAGcaaggaggagctggctgagaCAGGCCACGCCGTCAGCGTGCTGCTCTTCCCCTGGTCAGCACACACGCTGCGCGCGGTCTGGCACCGCGATGTCTCAGCCCACGACACCGAGCTGGCACTGAACAAGCTGGGCTTTGTGGCCAGGAAGTGTCAGGAGAGGCTGGCCCTGGGACTGGGCCCTGGGCCTCCGAGTGCAGCGGGGCACTGA
- the LOC125180400 gene encoding L-allo-threonine aldolase-like isoform X4 — protein MLAVRGAGAALRRAWLRGAGPRRGSTTNGDTGAGGDAWPARGGAALGCPQHVVDLRSDTVTQPSEAMRRAMAQAAVGDDDYGEDPTVNELQHLAARFLGMEEALFVPTATMANLIAGRPHEHADLPHAQTTSSALPGSPPRPAGDVLLQSGAAAGTGAAGPRASPAEPAPPCSGCPRPRRALTAPLCPSDVPLPAPGGSAAPGRRGAPARLRARRGGAGGRGALPGAAGPARRHLRPGAAGAGRPRGPRQPVPSPPRAHLPGEHAQLGGGPGAAPRLPPAGGSRRRAARRGSRRGWRQQLPVAPAAPGGTGGSSVPAQVHRLAERYGLRVHMDGARLMNAAVAQAVEPAQITQHCDSVSLCFSKGLGAPAGAVLAGRRAFVAEAWRVRKLLGGGMRQAGVLAAAARVGLEQAEATLRRDHSNARRFARGIQELKSPLCSVSLPAVETNMVMVAVTGGWPSPAELCTYMRAVSKEELAETGHAVSVLLFPWSAHTLRAVWHRDVSAHDTELALNKLGFVARKCQERLALGLGPGPPSAAGH, from the exons ATGCTggcggtgcggggcgcgggTGCTGCGCTCCGCCGGGCCTGGCTGCGTGGAgcggggccccgccgcggcAGCACAACGAATGGGGACACCGGAGCCGGGGGCGATGCGTGGCCGGCGCGGGGCGGAGCGGCCCTCGG gtgCCCGCAGCACGTGGTGGACCTGCGCAGCGACACCGTCACCCAGCCCAGCGAGGCGATGAGGCGTGCCATGGCCCAGGCTGCCGTGGGAGATGACGACTATGGCGAGGATCCCACGGTCAATG agctgcagcacctggccGCAAGGTTCCTAGGGATGGAAGAAGCCCTTTTTGTACCCACAGCCACGATGGCAAACCTCATTGCAG gcaggcCCCACGAGCACGCAGACCTGCCCCACGCTCAGACCACCTCCAGCGCTCTCCCagggtcccccccccgtcccgcagGAGATGTCCTGCTGCAGAGCGGTGCCGCGGCAGGCACCGGAGCCGCAGGGCCGCGGGCATCCCCAGCCGAGCCTGCACCTCCCTGCTCGGGCTGCCCGCGGCCACGCCGCGCCCTCACGGCCCCTCTGTGCCCCAGTGATGTGCCACTGCCAGCGCCGGGGGgctcagctgctcctgggcGCCGGGGCGCACCTGCACGTCTACGAGCACGGCGGGGCGGCGCAG GTGGCCGGGGTGCACTCCCAGGCGCTGCCGGACCTGCCCGACGGCACCTTCgacctggagcagctggagctggccgTCCGCGAGGCCCACGGCAGCCGGTACCATCCCCGCCCCGAGCTCATCTGCCTGGAGAACACGCACAGCTCGGCGGGGGGCCGGGTGCTGCCCCTCGCCTACCTCCAGCAGGTGggagccggcggcgggcggcacGGAGGGGCTCGCGGAGGGGCTGGCGGCAGCAGCTCCCGGTGGCACCGGCGGCTCCCGGTGGCACCGGCGGCTCCTCGGTCCCTGCCCAGGTTCACCGGCTCGCGGAGCGCTACGGGCTGCGGGTGCACATGGACGGGGCGCGGCTGATGAACGCGGCAGTGGCCCAGGCCGTGGAGCCGGCGCAGATCACCCAGCACTGCGACTCGGTGTCCCTGTGCTTCTCCAAG GGCCTGGGCGCCCCGGCTGGGGCCGTGCTCGCCGGCCGCCGGGCGTTTGTGGCGGAGGCCTGGCGCGTGCGGAAGCTGCTGGGCGGAGGGATGCGGCAGGCAGGCGTGCTGGCAGCCGCTGCCCGCGTCGggctggagcaggcagaggcaaCGCTGCGCAGAGACCACAGCAATGCCCGGCGCTTCGCTCGAG GCATCCAGGAGCTGAAGTCACCTCTGTGCTCCGTCAGCCTCCCGGCCGTGGAGACGAACATGGTGATGGTGGCGGTGACGGGGGGCTGGCCGtctccagcagagctctgcacgTACATGCGGGCAGTGAGcaaggaggagctggctgagaCAGGCCACGCCGTCAGCGTGCTGCTCTTCCCCTGGTCAGCACACACGCTGCGCGCGGTCTGGCACCGCGATGTCTCAGCCCACGACACCGAGCTGGCACTGAACAAGCTGGGCTTTGTGGCCAGGAAGTGTCAGGAGAGGCTGGCCCTGGGACTGGGCCCTGGGCCTCCGAGTGCAGCGGGGCACTGA
- the LOC125180400 gene encoding uncharacterized protein isoform X8 produces the protein MLAVRGAGAALRRAWLRGAGPRRGSTTNGDTGAGGDAWPARGGAALGCPQHVVDLRSDTVTQPSEAMRRAMAQAAVGDDDYGEDPTVNELQHLAARFLGMEEALFVPTATMANLIAVMCHCQRRGAQLLLGAGAHLHVYEHGGAAQVAGVHSQALPDLPDGTFDLEQLELAVREAHGSRYHPRPELICLENTHSSAGGRVLPLAYLQQVHRLAERYGLRVHMDGARLMNAAVAQAVEPAQITQHCDSVSLCFSKGLGAPAGAVLAGRRAFVAEAWRVRKLLGGGMRQAGVLAAAARVGLEQAEATLRRDHSNARRFARGIQELKSPLCSVSLPAVETNMVMVAVTGGWPSPAELCTYMRAVSKEELAETGHAVSVLLFPWSAHTLRAVWHRDVSAHDTELALNKLGFVARKCQERLALGLGPGPPSAAGH, from the exons ATGCTggcggtgcggggcgcgggTGCTGCGCTCCGCCGGGCCTGGCTGCGTGGAgcggggccccgccgcggcAGCACAACGAATGGGGACACCGGAGCCGGGGGCGATGCGTGGCCGGCGCGGGGCGGAGCGGCCCTCGG gtgCCCGCAGCACGTGGTGGACCTGCGCAGCGACACCGTCACCCAGCCCAGCGAGGCGATGAGGCGTGCCATGGCCCAGGCTGCCGTGGGAGATGACGACTATGGCGAGGATCCCACGGTCAATG agctgcagcacctggccGCAAGGTTCCTAGGGATGGAAGAAGCCCTTTTTGTACCCACAGCCACGATGGCAAACCTCATTGCAG TGATGTGCCACTGCCAGCGCCGGGGGgctcagctgctcctgggcGCCGGGGCGCACCTGCACGTCTACGAGCACGGCGGGGCGGCGCAG GTGGCCGGGGTGCACTCCCAGGCGCTGCCGGACCTGCCCGACGGCACCTTCgacctggagcagctggagctggccgTCCGCGAGGCCCACGGCAGCCGGTACCATCCCCGCCCCGAGCTCATCTGCCTGGAGAACACGCACAGCTCGGCGGGGGGCCGGGTGCTGCCCCTCGCCTACCTCCAGCAG GTTCACCGGCTCGCGGAGCGCTACGGGCTGCGGGTGCACATGGACGGGGCGCGGCTGATGAACGCGGCAGTGGCCCAGGCCGTGGAGCCGGCGCAGATCACCCAGCACTGCGACTCGGTGTCCCTGTGCTTCTCCAAG GGCCTGGGCGCCCCGGCTGGGGCCGTGCTCGCCGGCCGCCGGGCGTTTGTGGCGGAGGCCTGGCGCGTGCGGAAGCTGCTGGGCGGAGGGATGCGGCAGGCAGGCGTGCTGGCAGCCGCTGCCCGCGTCGggctggagcaggcagaggcaaCGCTGCGCAGAGACCACAGCAATGCCCGGCGCTTCGCTCGAG GCATCCAGGAGCTGAAGTCACCTCTGTGCTCCGTCAGCCTCCCGGCCGTGGAGACGAACATGGTGATGGTGGCGGTGACGGGGGGCTGGCCGtctccagcagagctctgcacgTACATGCGGGCAGTGAGcaaggaggagctggctgagaCAGGCCACGCCGTCAGCGTGCTGCTCTTCCCCTGGTCAGCACACACGCTGCGCGCGGTCTGGCACCGCGATGTCTCAGCCCACGACACCGAGCTGGCACTGAACAAGCTGGGCTTTGTGGCCAGGAAGTGTCAGGAGAGGCTGGCCCTGGGACTGGGCCCTGGGCCTCCGAGTGCAGCGGGGCACTGA
- the LOC125180400 gene encoding uncharacterized protein isoform X6 — protein sequence MLAVRGAGAALRRAWLRGAGPRRGSTTNGDTGAGGDAWPARGGAALGCVQAAGGRLGVAAGLSTAWVGCAGPSQSRCPQHVVDLRSDTVTQPSEAMRRAMAQAAVGDDDYGEDPTVNELQHLAARFLGMEEALFVPTATMANLIAGRPHEHADLPHAQTTSSALPGSPPRPAGDVLLQSGAAAGTGAAGPRASPAEPAPPCSGCPRPRRALTAPLCPSDVPLPAPGGSAAPGRRGAPARLRARRGGAGGRGALPGAAGPARRHLRPGAAGAGRPRGPRQPVPSPPRAHLPGEHAQLGGGPGAAPRLPPAGSPARGALRAAGAHGRGAADERGSGPGRGAGADHPALRLGVPVLLQGIQELKSPLCSVSLPAVETNMVMVAVTGGWPSPAELCTYMRAVSKEELAETGHAVSVLLFPWSAHTLRAVWHRDVSAHDTELALNKLGFVARKCQERLALGLGPGPPSAAGH from the exons ATGCTggcggtgcggggcgcgggTGCTGCGCTCCGCCGGGCCTGGCTGCGTGGAgcggggccccgccgcggcAGCACAACGAATGGGGACACCGGAGCCGGGGGCGATGCGTGGCCGGCGCGGGGCGGAGCGGCCCTCGGGTGCGTGCAGGCGGCTGGCGGCAGGCTGGGGGTCGCAGCTGGGCTCAGCACCGCCTGGGTGGGCTGCGCTGGACCCTCTCAGAGCAG gtgCCCGCAGCACGTGGTGGACCTGCGCAGCGACACCGTCACCCAGCCCAGCGAGGCGATGAGGCGTGCCATGGCCCAGGCTGCCGTGGGAGATGACGACTATGGCGAGGATCCCACGGTCAATG agctgcagcacctggccGCAAGGTTCCTAGGGATGGAAGAAGCCCTTTTTGTACCCACAGCCACGATGGCAAACCTCATTGCAG gcaggcCCCACGAGCACGCAGACCTGCCCCACGCTCAGACCACCTCCAGCGCTCTCCCagggtcccccccccgtcccgcagGAGATGTCCTGCTGCAGAGCGGTGCCGCGGCAGGCACCGGAGCCGCAGGGCCGCGGGCATCCCCAGCCGAGCCTGCACCTCCCTGCTCGGGCTGCCCGCGGCCACGCCGCGCCCTCACGGCCCCTCTGTGCCCCAGTGATGTGCCACTGCCAGCGCCGGGGGgctcagctgctcctgggcGCCGGGGCGCACCTGCACGTCTACGAGCACGGCGGGGCGGCGCAG GTGGCCGGGGTGCACTCCCAGGCGCTGCCGGACCTGCCCGACGGCACCTTCgacctggagcagctggagctggccgTCCGCGAGGCCCACGGCAGCCGGTACCATCCCCGCCCCGAGCTCATCTGCCTGGAGAACACGCACAGCTCGGCGGGGGGCCGGGTGCTGCCCCTCGCCTACCTCCAGCAG GTTCACCGGCTCGCGGAGCGCTACGGGCTGCGGGTGCACATGGACGGGGCGCGGCTGATGAACGCGGCAGTGGCCCAGGCCGTGGAGCCGGCGCAGATCACCCAGCACTGCGACTCGGTGTCCCTGTGCTTCTCCAAG GCATCCAGGAGCTGAAGTCACCTCTGTGCTCCGTCAGCCTCCCGGCCGTGGAGACGAACATGGTGATGGTGGCGGTGACGGGGGGCTGGCCGtctccagcagagctctgcacgTACATGCGGGCAGTGAGcaaggaggagctggctgagaCAGGCCACGCCGTCAGCGTGCTGCTCTTCCCCTGGTCAGCACACACGCTGCGCGCGGTCTGGCACCGCGATGTCTCAGCCCACGACACCGAGCTGGCACTGAACAAGCTGGGCTTTGTGGCCAGGAAGTGTCAGGAGAGGCTGGCCCTGGGACTGGGCCCTGGGCCTCCGAGTGCAGCGGGGCACTGA